The DNA region TTTAACAGAGTGTAGCAGGCAGAGATCTGGGGATCCCCTTGAACTGTGAACTGTTGTGGGCATGGGAACCTCTCTCAACAGCCTTGAAGTCCTTTTCCCAACATGCCTGGATCCCAAGAGTGTGCCAGATCCCCATAAGAACAATTTTGCTGGGATCAAACAGGCACTTAATGACAGGAGATGGAAGTGACTGCTGGGTGAAGCCTATCTGAGCAGAAGTGGGAGGCTGAGTCCCCGTAGAAATTCTCTGCTTTGGACTGGCGTGCGGCAGGGGTTGGagtggggctgagggaggatTCAGTCTGTGATGTGCCAGATGCACCAGGGGGTGATAGAACAGCtcagctgagcactggggcAAAATACCTGCACGTGGCTTGAGCAGGACTGAGCTCTGCTCAGTGTTTGGTGTGGATTGCAGAAAGGTGCATTTGATAAATGACTTTAAGAACAAATTGAGTGCAAGAGGGAAGGATGGTGCTCTCAGCACTGCTTGGGCTTTCCTACCAACTCACATGATGCACAATCAGCAGATCCCCTCCCTCGgcccgtgtccctgtcctgctgtgccaggtTTGATAGTCAAGTGTTTCACTGCTAGGTTTGGGCTTCTGCCTGGAAAAAATACATCCCTGGCACCCCCCCAAGAGCTATTTTTagcaggagctcctggaagACAGTGTGACAACTTCAGAAAACAAGGAATTGCCAAATCATCCTGCAGCGAGCAGCGAATTAACCCCTTGCCGCACACACCCCTGGGAGCCACGCATGCCCAGAGCCCAAGTCCTGGTGAAGATTGGTAGCAAGTGACTTTGTGAAGGAAATGCTGTGAAGAATCAACAAGGACAGCTTAAGATTCCTGCACAAAATGCCAAGTCATCTGCAACAGCCCATGAGCTCTTTGTCCTTCTGTCAAGTCCCATGGAAACAAACCCTGAGGACACGACAAGCTGGTTCTTCTGTGACATGGCACACAAGGCATCTGCAAAAATGCCAGTCCTCAAACTGCTCTTGGCTTTGCTGCACACCTTAAAAAAGGATGTACTGAAGAAGGCAACACCTCTCCAGTGTGCCCAGTGACAGATACCTGCACAGCTTGTTCCAATCACATAGATGCAATTTTTGTGTCGAGTGTTGTTTCCCCTTTTGTAACTCCCCAACAACAGATGTTTCTTTGGCCCTGTCAGGAGCAGGTGGGCAGAGGTCTGCAGGAAAATCCAGGCTTTTCTTGCCTGTGTCTGGTTGGCCATTGCAAAAGGGTGAGCTTGGCCCTTCCTGGGTGAAGGAGTTCGGTGCGTAATTGATCACTGAGCCCAAATCCATGAAAagcaacaataacaacaaaaccccaaggCAGACATTACCCAACTTCAATGTGGAGCAGAGTGTCCTGTCCAGTGCATCATGCTGCCTCCTTCCTCATACTTCTCTGTAAACACCATTTACGTCTGTTTATACAATCCATGTGTTCCCTGCAGTTCTGGGATCCCTTCACTTGTTCCACCCACTGCACTAGTTGTAACAGGCCCTAAATTATGGGGGTTTTGTTGCTTGCTAAGTTTATGCACCTGCAATTTCCTGGTTTATATGTCCAGATGTTTTAGTctttaatttaatattattcatAGATTTATTGACTGTTAGCTCACTTTGTAAAGCACCGTAATGGACAGTGTCTGTTTAATTATATATGGCAAAACCTATGGAAACAAAGGCCAATTGACCCAATTTGTTACAGCTGGTTTACAAAGATCCTCTGAGGTGACTGAGCATCACTTTTCCTTTTGACTGTACTTCACACATTTCCAAACTTGTGTCATTTCAGTTCTCATCTCACCTCTCCCTCTGAAGCAGCCTCAGCGTGGCtgcccctcctccctgcagccccaagcCCAAATTCAACATCTCAGCTGtctgaggaaggagggagacTGACACACTTCTCTGGGTtgctttttccctgctgctaCTGGAAACGTGCAAAATGCTGATCACATCTATTGTGGAGATGACCAAGAAGCATTTTTCCCCAAGTGAACCATAGCTAAATGCCTCTGGATTGGTCAAAGTACCCCCTTTATGCAGGAAAAGCTGCCACAGGCACTGAGGTGGTGCCTGCCAGGTCCTCACCAGGCTGTCAGGGGGGTGTGTGAGGTGCAGCTCTGGTTTGTATTGCTGGATTTGTTTGAACATCAGCTCCACCGTCTCCTGGATGCAGCATTAATTAAAGAGAATGGCCCCGCTCCAGGCCCCGGTGGACAGGCATCCACATGGCAACTGTGAGCCTTGTCAGCAGCAAGAGATTAAGGAATTAATTGGCAGGGTTAATCTTCATGTCAGGGTTGGCAATGAGTTGTTAATTTGTTTGGATGAGTGTAAAGTCCTCTGGCAGCGATGGCAGGTGGGATCACATGAGGGAAAGTCTTCGAAGCTGCCCTTCCTGGGGACCTTTCTCACCTCTGCAGACATCTCCAGTTCTTTGCCCCGAAGTGTGAGACTCCTGGGCAGGTCAGAGGAGCTCCTTGTGTCACTCACATCCTTGTGTGAGCTCCTTGTGTCACTCACGTCCTTGCAGgtgacagcacagctgctccagcccgtGACATGGGAGAAGGTCTGGCTGCAGCTTGGGAGGGCCCCTTGAGTCCCAGCCTTTCTGATCTTGCTCCCTTGTGCTAAGCAGGTCTGACTCTTGCATGGCAGGTACTGGGTGAGGATCTGAGTGAAGGAGAGATGTGCTCACACCAAAATGCCAATTTTGGGGCACAGTATGCAAAACTTCATTGGCCTGTGTGGACACTAAACCCTCTCAGAcactcctctcctcctccaggacATTGTAGAAGGAGAATCTGGCAGGTCAGTcaatgtttttccctttctgctctcATTTTACACTCAGGATGGcagaatatttcctttcttaGTATCCTTCTAATTTGTTAAGGCTACTGAATTGGTCACAGCACATTAATATATAGGAGAGAAGCACCCTGGGCTTTAAGTTCATCTAAATGAAATTGTAGCTTTTGTCACTCTCTTTTGTGCATTGATTAATCTAATTAGTTCAGCAGTAAGAATCACTTTCTCCTCATGCTGGGGTCTGATATGTTGTGACCAACACAACCTCATTACAGACATGACATCAAATAGGACTGGCCTATACAGAGACCTGGGATCCTCCTGGGAGTGCAACAATCCTGTTTAAGACCTTGCAGTCCAAATCCTGCCCTTTTGCCTGTGTTTCTCTTCTCCCCTCTATCAGTGCCCAGTGCCTCATTTCTGGGGAGGCTGATGCTGTTCCAAGGTGCTGTAAAAAATGGAGTTTTTCATTGCCAAAAATTGGCTGGGTTTAGCCTACTTGCTCCAACTTTCACCctgtctttcatttttctcctcactCTAAGGCAGCCAGGTGGCTGAAGGTAAGTAAAAAGGatctcctcttttcttttgaaggGATGGGTGTTTGGAGATTTAGCAGTGGCACAGCTGAATCTGCCCTGTGTAGCTAAGAAGCCCCACAGGACATTGCTGGCATGAGTAGCTACTCCAGTGAAGCCCCACCTGAATTAACTATTTTCTATTCCACATAAAACCACCCTTCACAgttttttacttaaaattattattagtCACTTGTTTTAAAATGCCAATAATGCAGTGATATTCCAGCAGAGATTCTCTGTGCTGTCATTTCCTATTAATTGCTTAGAAATAATGACAACATAATTTGGAACAAGGCTGTCACCTTGTCTATGCCATATATAAAATGTTAATACTAAAAGTGGACTTGGGTTCATCCTAGACCTAATTAGTTCTTTGGAGAATTTGCTTTGTGCAGCAGCCTGTACTGTCCATATTGATGGTAACATATTATATAATCAGCTTTAGAAAAGGCAGCAGTCTGAAGGCTGGGTTCTGTGAAGTCACCACCCTGAAAAGAGCACTGAAAATCAGCAAAATCTGACTAGAAAATAGAGCACAAATGCTTGGGTTTTGTAAGGAGTTGTAGAACAACTGATTATCTCCAAATCATCGTTTGCAAACTGTGCTCtccaaacatatttttattgctATATATATAGCAGAGATTTTACAAAATGAGTTAGATGTTCCCTTTCGCTGTCCAAATTGGGTGGTGAAGTCATGGAACATGCTATTTTGATAATTTGGAACATGCCCCAGGAGTTGATTAAATGATCTCTCTCGCTCTGTACATAAACTGTGCGTTTCCATGCAGACATCAGCAGGGTCAGAGCTGGCAACATGACCCTGCAGGATCTGCTCTGTCTCTGCCTGGCTTTTTACTACCTGTTTAAACACCAGACATATTTTAATAGACAATTGCAGCTTCTCAATGGAAATACTCCCCTAGAAAAGCAAGCAGTGGATGAAGTGGGATTGCTACTGTGAACTTAGTGGTAAGATGTTTAACTCTCATTTAGTGAAGAGTTTTTTATAAAATCTAAGACGAGTATTTGAGgttttgaattttccttttcatgaaTCACGACTCCTCTGCTAGTTCTGGTGCTCGAATAGAGCATCAAGGcacaaggaagaaattcctccctggcacaggtggcccagagaagctgtggctgctccatccctggagtgtccaaggtgggatgggatgggctttaaggcccctcccaaccccaaatgttctgtgattccacaaTCCTGAGCAGCATCTTCAACTTGACTTTCCACAGGAAAATCTGCCATCTTCCCTCAAaagtggaaactgggagaagaaatcaACTGTTGAGTGCTTCTCCTCAAATCCTTGGGAGGCAGGACCCTGCTGGAGATTTATCATCCCACTCCTGGCTCAGGTGAGCAGTGGGGCAGGTACAGTTTGTCACCTCTTTCCCCCACAGTAGCAGGTTCTGCTTTAGTCATTCTGCACTCTGGTTATAAGGTTCTTCTGATGTATTTATCTTTAGTTTGTTGCTCTAATCTTGTCTAAAGGAAACAATAAAATATCCTCCAAGTTTAATAGATGAGAAATCCAATTAGAGCTCACATCCCTCAAAATCCTAATGGGTAAGAGCCCCTATTACATAATAACATGGGTGGGAGTAGGCCCTGTTTGATCAATTTGTTCCAGTTCTTGGTTATGAATAGTTCAGGGAGCTAAAACAGTGACAGATGAAGGCATAATTCCCAGATCAGAGATCTGTAGGGTAGAGTACAGGTATTTCCTGACATAGCACCAAACCAGAGATGAACAGCACAATGTAGATTTGACACTTTTATTAACAAAGAACCCATGGGGCTCATTCATTAGTACAAAATACAATCATGTTCCTGTATgttaaacagctttttttattttgtctcttttaaaCTGTTTCACAGTTATCAAAACAAAGCCCCTGCATATTGAACTTATTATTGTGCAAACAGTGATTATTTTTAAGGATCAATTTCTGCACTAAGTCAAGTGCCAGAGAGCAGAACTTAATCTTGATTTCACCCCTCCTTtgaagggctgtgtgtgcttcCTAAGAAACACACAAtagttgacttttttttttgcggCAAACAATCTAAGGCCACAGTTTAtctgcaaagaataaaaaaacaactccaagattttagaaaagaaaaaaaaaaagcacatcttTACCCTTCATACTGCTGTTTGCTTGACCATAATTATACCAGGTAGCACACATCACCTATCAGGTATTACAGTCCAAAAAAGCACCTAATGTTCTTTAAGctaatattttgaattattacCATGCAAGTTAATACATGACCAAATTACTTTTCAAGTAACTATAATGGTAGCTGTTTTAAGGAAAAGATGCTTGTTCCCTTTGCAGATGATGTGAATGAAAATCCTGCATTGATTGTACGGGCAGGCCCTCACTTAAATAAAAAGGCATGAGAGCTACACCTTGAGagttaaataataatttttagaatGTCCTTTCTAAATCATGCACTCGAATTTTGGTTAAAGCTGCATTTGCTATAGAAGACAATATGCTGCAAATGAAAGGAGTAACTGCAGTTTGGAAACGTGAATTTCCACCAGTCTGTCTTTCACATTGATGCAAAAGTGATTTGAGGTGAAGTGCTAGAAATTAGACAATGTAAGGAAGTTATACTAAAAGAAGACTAAAAATATATATCCGTGTATGCCTGTAGAAAAATCCCTGCTTCTTAAGTGCAGACAGAtttcataaaaatacatttagacTTTGTTTCAACTGCAGTTACTGATGAAATGAAGGAAACTCGATTACTATTTTTGTAGCTACCAGAAAGTACACTGTTTTACCACATGAAGCACCGGGTTTtaaccccaaacccttctgtaAGACATAAGGAGTATTTCTAGGAGTCCAAAATCCCCTGTATTTCAAAGACAGGGCTGTAAACGTGCATGTTGACaatgctgttttctgcttctctaAGTGATCTGTTGGTGATTATTTACTGATCCCAATTGATGGCTGGCAGGAAGCAAACATTCTACTTTTAAATGAAGGCAGCAGAAGGGCAAGTAAATGCTGTGCCTTCACTCTTAGCAGCAACAAACCCTCTCTGTTCTAAATGACCTGAggaggaaaacattaaaatattgcaccaaaacaaaattagacagcaaaaacaaacaaggaaacacACCAACAAATATAGTATGGATAGCAAATGACCAGTGCAGCCCCTGACAATAGATCTTTAGACAAAAATGCAGGAGTAATGAAAAGCTTTGTGCCATTACCAGAGGACTTTGTTCTCCTGATGTCTGCTTTCACTTCAGTTATAAGCTATGTCTATTCTGGGTATATTTACACCTCTCCCTACACCTTGTATCTCATTCACTAACCACAGAAATCATTTAGGGTCCCTTTTAGAACCTTGAAGTATACTGGAGCTTTAACAAGACTTTTTTTGGTCTCAAATCTGACCATAAGTAAATATCCAAAACAGAGGTAGGCTTATAAAGGcttttgaataaataaatattgtcCATTTTGCTAAGTATATCTGCTGCTGGCAAAGGGTTTCTCCCTTGCCATGCTTCCCCTTATCATGCTATCCATAGGCTTAAGATGCAGAAGAAGAACTCACAGTAGAAGAGGTTAGAATAATTCCCTTAAGAAATCCCTTGAAAGAAAGCATAGTGCATAAGCTTGTCTCAAAGTTCACTGTTCTGTTCCACACTCGTGTCTTGCATTCAGGAAATGGTTGCCTTCATAACATTGTGTAATAGCCATTCATGTCCTCAGGATCATGGTAGATGAGGAAATAGTACCACTTGGCAGCCATGAGAAGGGCAGGTTCCCATCACACATGAAGTAAAGACTTCGCCCTGTGTTGCAGTAGTGTTCCTTTTTTGGATGTAGACAGTGCAAAGCTGAAGCCCCCCGAACACTGGAAtcttttggaaatgttttcttacTCCACATTCTGTTCCACTACAGGAGTTCCATGTTCATCCCTATGTACATTCTTCAGAGCGTTgcaaacaaaatataaattcttTTCTCTTCAGAAGATCCACACATCTCATCCTCGTACTTTTGTGTAGTGTATCCTCTTTTTGGAAAACATTCATTGAAGCatttttgtttcagtattttcaggTACTTCTCAAGTATCCCAAGCTGAGCTGTTCCCTGTTATCCTCTGTGCAGACTAATCCAGCAGGTTCTCTTTTTATCACCAAACGTGCTCATAACCTCCTTCTccattttcctttgcctttctcGTACACAGACTGAagctttgaaaaagaaaactgtttccTTTTTAGCTGCACTACCAGCTTAAGCAGCAGAAAGATTAAGACATTCATCACAATGTTGCTTGTTACAAATCCTCTTCAGAGCATGAATGAAACAGGCTGAACTTCTTCTACATCAGTTGGATGTGGATCAATCTAAGGAGAGAAGAAAGACATCAATTACTGCCTGCAATTCCTGCATTTAGGtatgtgtttgggttttttttgccatcTGACAataaaaacaccacctgctatttattttcttacctCTGAATAAAGAGGCGGAGGCTGAAACCGGAACTCTTGTATGTAAGCAAAGACAGGACAACACAACTGTTCCTCACAGTCAATGGGTGGTGGATAAGCAGGAACATGTCTGGAAAACTCTTCCTCAGACACTACATCAGCATAATTTGGTGGTGCTGAAACACAAGAGATGCTTCCGTCATATTTTAAAGTAATCCCTTACTCACAGCAAGGATATCTGCATTACAGTAAATACAGGACCATGAAAACTGGATTAGAAGTGCACTGTACTCATAAATActgtaatttaaatgttttcagtaAACTCAGGTGATTCAGCAGGAATAGGGAGAGAGTGCTGTGCTTTTAGGACAACTCCAGCAGCAAACTCGTGTTGTATCAAGATATATTCAGTAATGAGTAGAATATTCCCACCATCAGAAGTTAGTTGTTTCAGTCAGATGGGGTACAGGGAAACTTCAGGAAGGCTGGAGTTGTGGTAACCCCACCAATGGTTTTGGATCTCAGTTTAAGACTTCTCAAATCATATTTCCACAGCCTAcactcctggcagtgccctttGGCACTGCACccatctgctgcagacagtGCTGTGCTGGATTAGAGAGAGTTCAATATGTATTTATTACCTTCAGGGTGTTCAGGCATGGTCAATGCCAGCCAACTCATATCCATACTAAACTGGCTGGTAATGCTGGAGTTTCTGCTTGAAAATCCAATACATGGAATAGTGCCAATCACCAGAGGCATTTCAATCATCAATTTCTTAGCACCAGGAATATGGATATACACCTATGTGACAACCcccaaacagaagaaaaaaacatcatGAGACCCCATTGAATGCTGCTCTTAAAAGCTGCCCTACTCCCTACactgcaaatttaaaaattaagagctTTGTCATCCCAGATATGCTTAGCTAATACCCTGGCAGCTTTCCTCATTTTTCAGCAGCTTCCTTCCTTCTGTAACTCATCTCTAagtgacattaaaaaataaaaaccatctTGACAAACAGAATTAAACACTTGACTTTCACTCTTATCTTCCCATTTCTGGAAAGAATCACTTGAGGACCCCATTCAGCTTGAAATGCTTTCCCAAAATAATCCCTGCATATCTGAAACTAAGCTGCTTTTTcctcagaaacatttttcccttttccatatTATTCCCATCTTTCCATCTCTTCATGACCTTCAGTCTCTCATGTATGTGGTTtatgatatttatttttcacagagtCATAGGTTTGGgctagaagggaccttaaagatcatctagttctaaccccctgccatgtgctGTGACATTTTTCTCCCTAGATTTGTATTTATTGTAGTTCCCAAGGTAAAAACCTAACAGCTATTTAGTAAATTCTTCTGGTTCCCAACTGAATGCAGTATCTAAAGTCTGTACATTTGAAACCCCAATACTTACAGCTAATGAATATTCTACTCTAATAATGCAGCAGTCAAGTATAGATGGGGATACAGGTGGGATTTTCAGAGTTTTCCCATTCCAGGTATCTGTACTCCCAGAGGCAATGTGGTTTCCTCGGACATTGGCAACCATCTGACGGAAGGTTTTTGTCTTCCCACTGGCCAGGTAAGTTTGTGTTTGGAAAATGGCAGCTTTTGGAACAATCAAACGAGAGGAGCAGTTCTCAATTTCTGCATAGATTGGGATGGCTTCCCCTTAGAGACAGAAAAAGTCCAATGAATAATTTGTATTTACCAACTTTCCTCTGGGAGTATCAAGGCATGTTACACAGCACGTACATCATCTGCAGTGTTATGAGAACAATACTTGCTAAGTTTCCTCAAgccagtttatttttttcagagtggTATCCAGGCAGAATTATAGCCACCTACTATGTTTTACACATAAACAATGATTCATTTAGAAACATTAAGCGTAATATGAACAAGCTATAAAAGCTTTATTTGCAAATTACACCCTGATCTTCCTTTTATATAGTACTAAATGAATTTCAGGatgttgtattttattttcgCAATGCATCTCATGTTATCAAGATGGAAGAAGAAGCTCTTAAAAGCTCATTCTTACCAACGTGTAAACCTACACCAATAGGATGTAAAAACCTAATTACATCCCAAGTAAGTATTTTATCCCagataaaaacattttgttgcTCTTTATACTCAAATGTACGTGGATTTTCCGTAAGATTATTAACAGGACGTCCTTTCAATTTATATTCCCAACGGGAAAAgtaagatgttttaaaaatcaaattcatATGGATCTTAATTTACTTCTAATAAACAGAATTATTCTTTGAACTGCAAAGTGTTGGCTTcactgagattaaaaaaaaccccaaactattAGATGCTTAGTATTGACATTTTTAAGGTAACTGCTCTTACCATTACAGTATCCCTTCCTCTCGATTTTGGCACTGAGAGACACTGGCCCAGAGGTGAAAAACCAACAGCCAACCATCTTCTCCTGACTTCTGAGAACAGGTGTCTATAAAGTACagagtatttttcattttatgggATACAGCTCTCAATCACTTGCCGTTTAGTGTTATGCATTATCAGTCATTGCAGCCCAGATCTAAAATCCACGTGATCTGAATCCCTGAACTGCTCAGTGCAACTGCAGCTTGGCCACCATGTGAAATGGAACCAAGGTTTGTCAACCTCaacatttctcttttgaaatcCCAGTCTGTATTTAGACTTACTAGGTAACACTGACcagtgtgtctctgtgtgtgctttgtcttcaaaatgaactttttaaagGTCTTGTGGAGTACTGTGGAGTTCATCCCCATGTTTCTCAGTGCAGAAGAatgcagaattaattttctctgcAAACAACTAACAGTTAagcaggtaattttttttacctGTGTATCTTTAAGAAAGGATAAATGTGTATAGACACTGGGCTAAGGGGATGCACCTTCATTACTTGCAAGCCAGAAACCCTCCCCCCAGAATTTTAGAGGCATGACAAAAAATATCTTAATTATTCAAGGACTGTTGCACTGGATGACATTTACAATGTTTTCATTAGAATCAACTCACAAGCACACGTGTCAAGGGTCCAAGCCAGGATCAAAGCTACTCCAAATGATTTACTGGGCAGTGGCACCCAGTCAGTACAATAATGCATattggttttgtattttctttattataatGCAAAAATCATGTTGTTTTGCACTTTTGGTGGTAGCCTTGGAATCCATTAAGACTGGCACTGCCTTCCTGATGTGTCTCAGGCCTCTTTTGTGCAATAACCTGTGGTCTGCTCTGTCCTTACAGAATGTGGGTATGATGCCCTCAAACTCTTAACTACTGTATATAAAGACTATTCTGCTTACAGATGTCACTGCCAAAATACCCTAAGTTCTCTCTAGAATGGATTAAAATGTAAGCATgtaatgagggggaaaaaagcctgcTCAAAACATCTCTTTTCTATGTTCACGTTATGATGTTAAAATTATCCCaccattttaaataaaatagaaattactCATTCATATTTAAATGAATAACCATTTAGATCCAGTTGCTATCATGAAAGTGCAAGgtataattttatattattttcataatatGGGTTGAGATAAAAGAATCCAGCTCATTAGCTTCCATCTTGCCTATTTACTCATTACTTAATGCCTGATCTTTCTTATTACTCTACGGTATTTCCAGCGATTATTAAAAACTCAATTCTTTAATGTGGCCAAATCTGTCATAGGGAAATAACTGAAAGGATCTCTGGAGCAGCTGCGTGCACACACTTCATGTTAGAAAATGACATGCAAAATGCAGGGATACGTAACATAATGGCCAGAGTCTAAATGACAGGCTGGGCATGATTAATACTCTTCTCTAATTACTGTTCCTCAACCTACTATTATTGTAGAGTTTAGGACACTGCAGCCCTGTGAATGTAGTTGCTCTGGTAAGAGTAACTACTCTGTACTCGTGCATTACTATTATTAAGGCTTATTTATGCATCTGAAGCCTGCCTAACTTTTTGGCAGGAGCATCTCTGCCAGCAGGGATGTAATCAATGGTATTAAAAAAGCCACTCTGTTTGCTATTCACACAACCTAAGATCATCTATTTATAGAGAAAAGCTTAGGGAGCTTATATGCTTTCAGAAGTCAGAAAATGACGCTCTGGAATGACATGGGAAGGGTTATGGCTGGATGTGAATGCTGCTTGGAAATGGTTTATTGGCAGCTGGTtttgcagggaggaggaggagtggggaCCCTCTTACCAGGAGAGCTGGTGAGCTGACGTCGATGTGGCTGACGACCTGGAGCTCTGTCTGCACGCTCTGGTCAGGCACAGCAGGCCTCTCCAGAACTGCTTTCACGTAGTACTGGATGCTGCCATACTTCCCAGTAAAAGAGGTCACCAGAGGTCTGAAACA from Prinia subflava isolate CZ2003 ecotype Zambia chromosome 15, Cam_Psub_1.2, whole genome shotgun sequence includes:
- the ARRDC4 gene encoding arrestin domain-containing protein 4, with protein sequence MAAAGPGPGAGGAVKTLALVLEDEARRGGGGSGGYCSGDTVSGQVLLELAGPLPLRGLRLEAAGRARVAWSESPGAVPGAGTWGVAVRAPGPGPRREAEVRYLDIRQSLLRDPPEGEENLILLDGRHEFPFSFQLPQEPLVTSFTGKYGSIQYYVKAVLERPAVPDQSVQTELQVVSHIDVSSPALLTPVLRSQEKMVGCWFFTSGPVSLSAKIERKGYCNGEAIPIYAEIENCSSRLIVPKAAIFQTQTYLASGKTKTFRQMVANVRGNHIASGSTDTWNGKTLKIPPVSPSILDCCIIRVEYSLAVYIHIPGAKKLMIEMPLVIGTIPCIGFSSRNSSITSQFSMDMSWLALTMPEHPEAPPNYADVVSEEEFSRHVPAYPPPIDCEEQLCCPVFAYIQEFRFQPPPLYSEIDPHPTDVEEVQPVSFML